The Streptococcus pluranimalium genome contains a region encoding:
- a CDS encoding GH32 C-terminal domain-containing protein, translating to MKKSGKNWIYGCTTLVATTLVLAAPSVLAEETIDDATQMTEQTNTESDINSAEPNPLVAEVSPTSLINSSDGEAVALDETPASSTPSVSGDTPDLVIDSPSELQTNPTKTSIANNNSEYSTASDDSITETPASSSFDVPKLDQETSLDNSESWITVSNIETPLEISTRSVSNPLETGYQTNLENLTPVSGIWEERSDGLYSNAVGKGDNFLQTTSFGKNFTFETDVTFLQNVGAASLIFRSNNDMEHLSNYTVNLDANSHKAELWRWGETNLTDEKEVPSAPDNKYHLKVTAVNGWLSYYVNGVLVANLGDHILQYDDRGQNTYIPSGYFGLLNWNGEMIFQNTYYTELDDTDVPLILDIAVTSESGEVEKKGQFFPEEPTHIQYASNEADTINLNFTLKNNNQIKIIDAMGKVYSPQDAIPIEVGRNDLIIESTVIGASGEPVTLIYRLNVHRRQVDGIYYNEPYRDQYHYSIKDGWGNDLNGLVYYKGTYHMFHQFYDDNNWGPMHWAHMTSKDLITWEEQPIALYPDANGTMFSGCIVVDDKNTSGLFDSPEGGLVAIITVNGEGQRIKLAYSNDEGKTWNKVDKIAVDWSEDPLDNRDFRDPKVFRWEDKWFMVIAGGPLRIYSSDNLRDWTVESTYTDLHTECPDLYPLQADDGSLKWVLSRGGRYYKVGNFTPVDGKWTFVPDVEYQDRDEVMNFGKDSYAAMTYYIQSFGTSDNPTIPELIEGNWMNTWDYCRIVGTTLDQEFNGTYNLNLKLGLVKDGDVYRLTQTPIDAYTSLRNIDQALHFENVEVSETNTLLDGFESDSYEIVSTFSPKEGTKKVGFDVRVGDGELTRIVYDLETEILSIDRSQSGVILNSSFAEVNQQAVRKNADGSIDLHLFVDRASVEVFAKGNTVAGANQIFPAPDSLAAKVFVEGESTNADIAIYPLKTIWKDKVTPTEPVAISSTTPEYNRINVGDQLDLSAYLVPFTKGGELVWKLDNADIASLDVNGNRAQLTSLAKGKVTITVSSKENPDLVKKIVVDNLENNFNTNFKDLRALSGDWLVDDETLFVENRGSNDIYMSGEKVTSPTYALSADIKFERGLVNLFFASEKVDPAQAYSIQLGSDNKIRLFRFYGDTIAESSIPVILNDNTYHRVTVMKGEASVEVIIDGVSYLNYQFDDVEPYFTDAYVGIGIWDGAMEVQNLWLTLPEKSSPEIVTPDKVEVDIPEGENTDEEESRIISVVDSNRANSASSSNLTIGKLKIRNLSTAKENNLLASERSLPKSTHETKLPETSSKNNNLLIALGLSLLGLVGFDIRKKKNL from the coding sequence ATGAAGAAAAGTGGAAAAAATTGGATTTATGGTTGCACGACCCTAGTTGCAACAACTCTTGTGTTAGCGGCTCCTTCTGTTTTAGCGGAGGAAACTATTGATGACGCGACGCAGATGACTGAGCAGACAAATACAGAATCAGATATAAATTCAGCTGAACCAAATCCTCTAGTAGCTGAGGTGAGTCCTACTTCACTTATAAACAGTAGCGATGGAGAAGCAGTTGCACTAGATGAGACACCAGCATCGTCTACTCCATCGGTTTCAGGAGATACGCCAGACCTAGTAATAGATAGTCCTAGTGAGTTACAGACTAATCCAACTAAGACTTCCATCGCAAATAATAATAGCGAATATTCAACTGCATCAGATGACTCTATTACTGAGACACCAGCATCGTCTTCATTTGATGTTCCGAAGTTGGATCAAGAAACGAGTCTTGACAATTCGGAGTCGTGGATAACTGTATCAAATATAGAAACACCTCTCGAAATAAGCACTCGTTCTGTATCAAATCCTCTAGAAACAGGTTATCAAACCAACCTGGAAAATCTAACACCTGTTAGTGGTATATGGGAAGAAAGATCAGATGGCTTATATAGTAATGCTGTTGGGAAGGGTGATAATTTCTTACAGACGACCTCATTTGGGAAAAATTTTACATTTGAGACTGATGTAACTTTTTTGCAAAATGTAGGGGCAGCTTCTCTAATTTTCCGATCTAATAATGATATGGAACATTTGAGCAACTATACAGTCAACCTAGATGCGAATAGTCATAAAGCTGAACTATGGCGGTGGGGCGAAACGAATTTAACAGATGAGAAGGAAGTACCGTCAGCACCGGATAATAAATATCATCTAAAAGTTACAGCAGTGAATGGTTGGTTGTCATACTATGTTAATGGTGTTTTGGTTGCTAATTTAGGTGATCACATTTTACAATATGATGATAGAGGACAAAATACCTATATTCCTTCTGGTTATTTTGGGTTGCTCAATTGGAACGGTGAAATGATTTTTCAAAACACCTATTACACTGAGTTAGATGATACAGATGTTCCTCTAATTTTAGATATAGCGGTGACCTCGGAAAGTGGGGAGGTGGAGAAAAAAGGTCAGTTTTTCCCGGAAGAGCCTACTCATATTCAATATGCTAGCAATGAAGCTGATACTATCAACTTAAACTTCACTCTTAAAAATAATAATCAGATCAAAATTATTGATGCTATGGGCAAAGTTTATAGCCCTCAAGATGCTATACCAATTGAGGTAGGTAGAAATGACTTGATAATTGAAAGTACCGTTATTGGCGCATCTGGCGAACCAGTTACCTTAATCTATAGATTGAACGTTCACCGTAGACAGGTTGATGGGATCTATTATAATGAACCATACCGCGATCAATACCATTATTCAATCAAGGATGGTTGGGGCAATGATTTGAATGGTTTGGTTTACTATAAAGGTACCTACCATATGTTCCACCAATTTTATGATGATAATAATTGGGGACCAATGCACTGGGCCCATATGACAAGTAAGGATTTAATCACTTGGGAAGAGCAGCCGATTGCCTTATACCCAGATGCCAATGGGACAATGTTCTCGGGCTGTATTGTTGTAGATGATAAAAACACCTCTGGTTTGTTTGATAGTCCAGAAGGAGGTCTTGTCGCAATAATCACTGTAAATGGCGAGGGACAGCGTATCAAATTAGCTTATAGTAATGATGAAGGTAAAACTTGGAATAAAGTAGATAAGATAGCGGTTGATTGGTCTGAGGATCCTTTAGATAACAGAGATTTCCGTGATCCAAAAGTCTTTCGATGGGAAGATAAATGGTTTATGGTTATTGCTGGTGGACCATTACGTATTTACTCATCTGATAATTTAAGAGATTGGACTGTGGAAAGCACTTATACTGATCTTCACACTGAGTGTCCAGATCTTTATCCTTTGCAAGCTGACGATGGTAGTTTGAAGTGGGTTTTATCACGTGGTGGACGATACTACAAGGTAGGTAACTTCACTCCAGTAGATGGGAAATGGACTTTTGTTCCTGATGTTGAGTATCAAGACCGCGATGAGGTTATGAACTTCGGTAAGGACTCCTATGCTGCGATGACCTATTATATCCAAAGTTTTGGAACCTCTGACAATCCTACTATTCCAGAGCTAATCGAAGGCAACTGGATGAATACTTGGGATTATTGTCGTATTGTTGGAACAACTTTAGACCAAGAATTTAACGGCACCTATAACCTCAATTTGAAACTAGGTTTAGTCAAAGATGGAGATGTATATCGTTTGACGCAAACTCCAATTGATGCTTATACTTCTCTTCGTAACATAGATCAGGCTTTGCATTTCGAAAATGTTGAAGTTAGTGAAACTAACACTTTGCTTGATGGTTTTGAAAGTGACAGTTATGAAATTGTCTCAACTTTTAGTCCGAAAGAAGGAACGAAAAAAGTTGGATTTGATGTTCGTGTTGGTGATGGTGAATTAACTAGAATTGTCTATGATCTTGAAACGGAAATATTATCGATTGATCGTAGTCAATCTGGGGTTATTTTAAATAGTAGCTTTGCAGAAGTTAATCAGCAAGCTGTTAGGAAAAATGCCGATGGTAGTATTGATCTTCATCTCTTTGTTGACCGAGCAAGTGTAGAAGTTTTTGCTAAAGGTAATACCGTTGCTGGAGCTAATCAAATTTTCCCCGCTCCGGATAGTCTAGCGGCTAAAGTATTTGTTGAAGGTGAGAGTACTAATGCAGATATTGCTATTTACCCACTGAAAACCATTTGGAAAGATAAAGTCACTCCTACAGAACCTGTGGCTATAAGTTCTACAACTCCAGAATATAATCGCATAAATGTAGGCGATCAACTTGATTTATCAGCATATTTAGTTCCGTTTACTAAGGGAGGAGAATTGGTATGGAAGCTAGATAATGCAGATATTGCGTCCTTAGATGTAAATGGTAACAGGGCTCAGTTGACAAGTCTTGCTAAAGGAAAAGTTACAATTACCGTTAGCTCCAAAGAAAATCCTGACTTGGTTAAAAAAATAGTAGTTGATAATCTTGAAAACAACTTCAATACAAATTTTAAAGACTTGAGAGCTTTGTCTGGAGATTGGTTGGTTGACGATGAAACATTATTTGTTGAAAATCGAGGCTCCAACGATATCTATATGTCAGGAGAAAAAGTCACTAGTCCTACCTATGCTTTGTCAGCAGATATTAAGTTTGAACGTGGATTAGTTAATCTTTTCTTTGCTTCAGAGAAGGTTGATCCAGCTCAAGCTTACTCTATCCAGCTTGGAAGCGATAATAAAATTAGACTTTTCCGATTCTATGGAGATACTATAGCAGAGAGTTCTATTCCAGTAATTCTTAATGATAATACCTATCATCGTGTAACAGTGATGAAAGGTGAGGCCAGTGTAGAAGTTATTATAGATGGTGTGTCTTATCTAAACTATCAATTTGATGATGTAGAGCCATACTTTACAGATGCTTATGTTGGAATAGGCATTTGGGATGGTGCAATGGAAGTACAGAATTTATGGCTTACGCTCCCAGAAAAAAGTTCGCCAGAGATTGTTACACCAGATAAGGTAGAAGTAGACATTCCAGAAGGAGAGAACACTGATGAAGAAGAATCAAGGATAATCTCTGTAGTTGATAGTAATCGAGCAAATTCAGCGTCATCATCTAATTTGACAATAGGAAAATTGAAAATTAGAAACCTCAGCACAGCAAAGGAGAATAATCTATTAGCTTCGGAAAGAAGTTTGCCAAAATCGACTCACGAAACTAAGTTACCTGAGACATCGTCTAAAAATAATAATTTATTGATAGCTCTAGGACTTTCTTTACTTGGTCTTGTAGGATTTGATATTCGTAAAAAGAAAAATCTCTAA
- a CDS encoding Cof-type HAD-IIB family hydrolase, translating to MVSVIFSDVDGTLINDDLEVTPRTRKVLSVAVDEGILFVPVSARMPEAIKPIIADFLPKTPIISYNGAFIQDENGHKINSSPMPVAVGVAICRYLENKHPKVAWNVYSGEEWLSQNRENKWIKREEEVVAIASQEADITKISELSEIHKLLLMGDPEEILTVEAILKEAYPELSIAKSYPYYLEIMASGIQKGSAILRLLDYYGIDVTETLAFGDNYNDLDMLETVGQGYVMANGPEAVRQKIGKVTSDNNSDGIAEVLEELLFSQK from the coding sequence ATGGTTAGTGTTATTTTTAGTGATGTTGATGGCACCTTAATTAACGATGACTTAGAGGTGACGCCTCGGACGCGAAAGGTTTTGTCGGTAGCGGTAGATGAGGGAATTCTATTTGTGCCTGTTTCGGCTAGAATGCCTGAGGCGATTAAACCGATTATTGCGGATTTTTTGCCCAAAACACCAATTATTTCTTACAATGGAGCTTTTATTCAAGATGAAAATGGTCATAAAATCAACTCCTCGCCGATGCCTGTGGCAGTTGGAGTAGCGATTTGCCGTTATTTAGAAAACAAGCATCCAAAGGTTGCATGGAATGTATACAGTGGTGAGGAGTGGCTATCTCAAAATCGGGAAAATAAATGGATCAAACGTGAGGAAGAAGTGGTAGCTATCGCTTCACAAGAGGCTGATATCACAAAGATCTCAGAACTGTCTGAGATTCATAAGTTACTATTGATGGGTGATCCTGAGGAGATTTTAACTGTGGAAGCAATTTTAAAAGAAGCTTATCCAGAACTATCTATTGCCAAGTCTTACCCCTATTATTTAGAAATCATGGCTTCAGGAATCCAAAAGGGGAGTGCGATTCTGCGGTTGCTTGATTATTATGGAATTGATGTGACAGAGACCCTTGCTTTTGGTGATAACTACAATGATCTGGACATGCTAGAAACTGTTGGCCAAGGCTATGTGATGGCTAATGGCCCTGAAGCAGTTCGCCAAAAAATAGGCAAGGTAACCTCGGATAATAATAGCGATGGGATTGCAGAGGTCCTAGAGGAGTTACTGTTTTCACAAAAATAG
- a CDS encoding substrate-binding domain-containing protein produces MHSIKTILGFLLTLMVLVLTTVVYVNQKIDKVMDSRLKVGTTYMTMNNPFYQIINAEIEKVITEKGGTVYTRDPALNSQKQVEQIQYFIDHSMDVIILNPVKSDDPATHRMVKKAEKSGIKVIVVDSQLSSSVKTTSTIVSDNYQAGVLLAENLLSKRDNAKILLLEHRDAVSGNQRIQGFVDRISKDAHYHIVGREESLGQTEVAMPAVESFLNDSQSFDVVMALNDLAAIGAVAALDKHDVKESVLVYGVDGSPDMKSLLDTTDSVAATVAQSPITMGHQAARLSLRAAKGKAVPSKVVVPVELITKNNIDRYDLKGWQ; encoded by the coding sequence ATGCACTCAATTAAAACGATTTTAGGGTTTTTGTTAACCTTGATGGTTCTGGTTTTAACCACGGTTGTTTATGTGAATCAAAAAATAGATAAGGTCATGGATAGTCGTTTGAAAGTGGGGACAACTTATATGACCATGAATAATCCCTTTTATCAGATTATCAATGCTGAAATTGAAAAAGTGATTACTGAAAAAGGGGGAACCGTCTATACGCGAGATCCTGCTTTGAATAGTCAAAAGCAAGTAGAACAAATCCAATACTTCATCGATCATAGTATGGATGTGATCATCTTAAATCCAGTTAAAAGCGATGATCCAGCGACACATCGGATGGTGAAAAAGGCAGAGAAATCTGGGATAAAGGTCATTGTCGTAGACAGTCAACTTTCTAGTAGTGTTAAGACAACGTCAACCATTGTTTCGGATAATTACCAAGCTGGTGTGCTCCTTGCAGAGAATCTTCTGTCCAAGCGTGACAATGCTAAGATCCTTTTATTGGAGCATCGTGATGCCGTTTCAGGAAATCAGCGCATTCAAGGTTTTGTTGATAGGATTTCTAAGGATGCTCATTACCATATTGTTGGACGAGAAGAGAGTCTTGGTCAAACAGAGGTAGCTATGCCAGCTGTGGAGAGTTTTTTGAACGACTCTCAGTCCTTTGACGTGGTCATGGCTCTCAATGATCTGGCAGCGATTGGAGCTGTAGCGGCTTTGGATAAACATGATGTTAAAGAGTCGGTTTTAGTCTATGGTGTTGATGGGTCTCCTGATATGAAAAGTCTGTTAGATACCACTGATTCGGTGGCAGCAACGGTGGCTCAGTCTCCGATCACTATGGGTCATCAAGCAGCTCGCCTATCTCTTAGAGCTGCTAAAGGAAAAGCTGTCCCTTCTAAGGTGGTGGTACCGGTGGAGTTGATTACCAAAAATAACATAGATCGTTATGATCTCAAGGGGTGGCAATAG
- a CDS encoding sensor histidine kinase, whose amino-acid sequence MKRLKLVQFSKYLLMGINFLAVIFYASVYLFSTQLISNSGDSHALLEKLTAVPYKPSFIFISSVSFFFTLMGVICYRDYLKSQKLSEFWDKWVVFELLTAIGLLISLHFSYNGFLLLVFADVFYHSKDLYTLLDKRYWLVFLFLSFGLLLLTDVNVISSIMPLPAVDTYLSFLPFYWRISLIVIKNLLNSLNLIVFIVSLISYIMYAITEKHHLEEEVRMVSQVNAELNSYIALTEKITEDRERKRISREIHDTLGHALTGISAGIDAVRVLVDINPQKAKEQLGSVSEVVRAGIVDVRRSLNKLRPDALEGRTLKDALCKIIKEYQEISQITIHFSYEWETIDLSVAAEDVIFRIVQESITNSVRHGHASQVDIHLYEAGDYMMTIQDNGVGAEEITFGYGLMQMRERLAIIGGSANFNGEHGFTTQIHLPKG is encoded by the coding sequence GTGAAACGATTGAAATTAGTACAGTTTAGTAAATATCTGCTTATGGGGATTAATTTTTTAGCTGTTATTTTCTATGCCTCTGTTTACCTTTTTTCGACACAGTTAATCAGCAACAGCGGTGATAGTCATGCACTTCTCGAGAAGTTGACGGCGGTACCCTACAAGCCGAGTTTCATTTTTATCAGCTCTGTGAGCTTCTTTTTTACCTTAATGGGAGTGATTTGCTATCGTGATTATTTGAAATCTCAAAAATTGAGTGAATTTTGGGACAAGTGGGTTGTTTTTGAGTTACTGACTGCCATTGGATTATTAATCAGTTTACACTTTTCTTATAATGGTTTTCTCCTGTTGGTTTTTGCGGATGTCTTCTATCATTCCAAAGACCTCTATACCTTGCTTGATAAACGCTATTGGCTGGTCTTTCTTTTTCTTAGTTTTGGTCTGCTTTTGCTGACGGATGTCAATGTCATTTCATCAATTATGCCTTTGCCAGCGGTTGATACTTACCTTAGTTTTTTGCCTTTTTACTGGCGTATTTCGCTGATTGTTATCAAAAACTTACTGAATTCTCTGAATTTGATTGTTTTTATTGTGTCATTGATTTCTTATATCATGTATGCCATCACGGAAAAACACCACCTCGAAGAAGAGGTACGCATGGTGTCTCAAGTCAATGCAGAATTAAATAGCTATATTGCTTTGACGGAGAAAATTACAGAAGATAGAGAACGAAAGCGTATCTCGAGGGAAATCCATGATACTTTAGGTCATGCCTTAACGGGGATTTCTGCTGGGATAGATGCTGTCCGTGTCTTAGTTGATATTAATCCTCAAAAGGCTAAGGAGCAACTAGGGAGTGTTTCTGAAGTTGTGCGAGCAGGCATTGTTGATGTTAGACGGTCCTTGAACAAGCTCCGACCGGATGCTCTAGAAGGCAGAACCTTGAAAGATGCTCTTTGCAAAATTATCAAGGAATACCAAGAGATTTCGCAGATTACGATTCATTTTTCCTATGAATGGGAGACCATTGATCTCAGTGTTGCAGCTGAGGATGTGATTTTCCGGATCGTACAAGAGTCCATAACGAATTCGGTCCGTCATGGTCATGCTAGTCAGGTAGATATTCACTTGTATGAAGCAGGTGACTACATGATGACCATACAAGATAACGGTGTCGGTGCAGAAGAGATCACTTTTGGTTATGGCCTTATGCAAATGCGAGAACGTCTAGCCATTATTGGTGGTTCAGCAAACTTTAATGGTGAACATGGATTTACTACCCAAATTCATCTCCCCAAAGGATAA
- a CDS encoding response regulator transcription factor has protein sequence MINVMIADDQELIRESLTIVLSAHDDINVLASVEDGFSVLSALEKAVPDVMLMDIRMPKMDGVVCTKEIKQRYPQVKIIILTTFDDDEFIFSALKYGASGYLLKGVSMDELYHAIQTVYNGGAMINPDIATKVFKAFSQIPQQETTITVDETEISHLSKAEWRIIQQVGFGLSNKEISQKLFLSEGTVRNYLSNVLSKLNLRDRTQLAIWSVQTGVTTKDFGRDDG, from the coding sequence ATGATAAATGTAATGATAGCAGATGATCAAGAATTGATTCGAGAGTCCCTGACCATCGTTTTGTCAGCACATGATGATATTAATGTTTTAGCCTCTGTCGAAGATGGTTTTTCAGTTTTATCGGCTCTGGAAAAGGCTGTTCCGGACGTGATGTTGATGGATATTCGGATGCCTAAAATGGATGGTGTGGTCTGTACCAAAGAGATTAAGCAACGTTACCCTCAGGTCAAGATCATCATATTAACGACATTTGATGATGATGAGTTTATTTTTTCGGCATTGAAATATGGTGCCTCGGGCTATCTTTTGAAAGGTGTTTCGATGGACGAACTCTACCATGCCATTCAGACAGTTTATAATGGCGGTGCTATGATTAATCCGGATATTGCTACCAAAGTCTTTAAAGCTTTCTCGCAAATTCCTCAACAAGAAACTACCATTACAGTTGACGAGACAGAGATTTCTCATTTGTCCAAAGCAGAGTGGCGAATCATCCAACAGGTGGGTTTTGGTTTGTCTAATAAGGAAATTTCCCAAAAGTTATTTTTATCTGAAGGAACGGTGAGAAATTACCTGTCTAATGTCTTGTCAAAATTAAATCTAAGAGATCGCACACAGCTTGCGATTTGGTCAGTTCAGACGGGCGTGACGACAAAAGATTTTGGTAGAGATGATGGTTAA
- a CDS encoding ABC transporter substrate-binding protein encodes MVKKKSFKLVLFVVLVTLFSAVLFWLNRPKEIKLYLGIHEGSSWGVPQGQDNRVLDDIIDRFEKKHPGVDVVYESGIRQSDYSDWLAEKMAKGEEPDLFMVPDKDFNLLASLGSLKNLEPFVSKGFDDDRFYKVSYQAGNYHGDQYALPFESNPIMMCINKDLLEKSGFSIPESDWSVTDFYKMAKAVTKDVDGDGQLDQFGLVDYEWQNAMAAYGDPIFNANGDQVHLNTTATKNAMTLMMNLTSLSGNYEVSAQDFDQGKVVFRPMTLAEYRTYKPYPYHIAKYTTFEWTCVPMPSGRAESKATQVETSLFAISARTKKTALAWELLRLLTYDNDSQQALVKQSQGASVLKTVMISQETQQLLQEDTFGSDSLTAPMLDHTLRDGFNLPKFKQFNAVYEETDYLINQSLKNGTIETDLAMIEKKLAQSLR; translated from the coding sequence ATGGTTAAGAAAAAATCTTTTAAGCTTGTTTTGTTTGTCGTTTTGGTCACTCTTTTTTCTGCAGTGCTTTTTTGGCTCAATCGTCCCAAAGAGATCAAACTTTATTTAGGTATTCACGAGGGGTCTAGTTGGGGTGTCCCACAGGGACAAGACAATCGTGTCTTGGATGACATTATTGACCGTTTTGAGAAAAAACATCCTGGGGTTGATGTTGTCTATGAGAGCGGCATTCGTCAGTCTGATTATTCGGATTGGTTAGCTGAAAAGATGGCCAAAGGAGAGGAGCCAGATCTTTTTATGGTTCCAGATAAGGATTTTAACTTACTGGCTTCTCTTGGCTCCTTAAAAAACTTGGAGCCATTTGTTAGCAAGGGCTTTGACGACGATCGGTTTTATAAGGTGTCCTATCAAGCGGGTAATTATCATGGTGATCAGTATGCTCTTCCTTTTGAGAGCAACCCCATCATGATGTGTATTAATAAGGATCTGTTAGAAAAGTCGGGGTTTAGTATTCCAGAGTCCGATTGGAGTGTAACGGATTTCTACAAGATGGCCAAGGCAGTAACCAAAGATGTCGATGGTGATGGGCAATTAGATCAGTTTGGTCTTGTCGACTATGAGTGGCAAAATGCTATGGCTGCCTATGGGGATCCGATTTTTAATGCTAATGGAGATCAGGTACATCTCAATACCACTGCTACTAAGAACGCCATGACTCTGATGATGAATTTGACTTCCTTATCTGGCAATTATGAGGTATCAGCTCAGGATTTTGACCAAGGAAAGGTTGTCTTTAGACCCATGACCTTAGCGGAATATCGGACCTATAAACCTTATCCTTACCATATCGCCAAATACACAACCTTCGAGTGGACTTGTGTCCCAATGCCAAGTGGAAGAGCAGAATCAAAGGCGACGCAAGTTGAGACATCACTATTTGCCATATCGGCTCGTACTAAAAAAACGGCATTGGCCTGGGAATTGTTGCGATTATTGACTTATGATAATGACTCTCAGCAAGCATTGGTCAAACAGTCTCAAGGAGCTTCTGTTTTAAAAACAGTTATGATTTCACAAGAAACGCAACAATTACTACAGGAAGATACTTTTGGAAGTGATTCTTTAACGGCTCCGATGCTGGATCACACCTTACGAGATGGCTTTAATTTGCCCAAATTTAAACAGTTTAATGCCGTTTATGAGGAAACCGACTACTTAATTAACCAATCTCTTAAAAATGGCACGATCGAAACAGATCTTGCAATGATTGAAAAGAAACTAGCACAGAGTCTGCGATGA
- a CDS encoding PTS sugar transporter subunit IIA, whose translation MKYLVLVSHGGFAEGLKSSLAMFAEDKMDQVIAVGLRNGSSVDEFALEVRSALESLTLEDSVVVLADIVGGSPLTTILGILDEKGLLLTATVLGGMNLPMAVTSVVMKDALEGDAFVAAVLPEASAALQEFKVATTTDNDEDDDI comes from the coding sequence ATGAAGTATTTAGTGCTTGTCAGTCATGGTGGCTTTGCAGAAGGGTTAAAAAGTTCCTTAGCCATGTTTGCTGAAGATAAGATGGATCAGGTCATTGCAGTAGGACTCAGAAATGGTTCTTCAGTTGATGAGTTTGCCCTCGAGGTACGATCGGCTCTTGAGTCTCTTACCCTCGAAGATAGTGTTGTAGTCCTAGCAGATATCGTAGGTGGTAGCCCATTAACAACGATTTTGGGTATCTTAGATGAAAAAGGTTTGTTACTAACAGCGACTGTTTTGGGAGGGATGAACCTTCCTATGGCGGTGACATCGGTTGTTATGAAAGATGCCCTTGAAGGAGATGCTTTTGTAGCAGCAGTACTGCCGGAAGCATCTGCAGCCTTACAAGAGTTCAAAGTTGCTACAACTACCGATAACGACGAGGATGATGATATTTAA
- a CDS encoding PTS system mannose/fructose/N-acetylgalactosamine-transporter subunit IIB — protein MSVSFVRIDDRMIHGQTVTRWAKEYPCDGLIAVNDAAAANKVLTQAYKGASDKKTFVWTVDAFGQKSQKVLDSDTRYFVITKNPLDMKKILVDQGFVPGDVKEIIVGPANDRPGAIKLGNNQSITPEEAAAIEEIEKAGYRVKFQLLPDVSIGYWSDFRSKFGY, from the coding sequence ATGTCAGTTTCATTTGTGCGTATTGATGACCGTATGATTCACGGGCAAACGGTGACCCGTTGGGCGAAAGAGTATCCATGCGATGGATTGATTGCCGTTAATGATGCCGCAGCAGCAAACAAAGTTCTTACCCAAGCTTATAAAGGAGCTTCTGATAAGAAAACTTTTGTATGGACTGTTGATGCTTTTGGACAAAAATCGCAAAAAGTTTTGGATTCAGATACCCGCTATTTTGTGATTACCAAAAATCCTTTGGACATGAAAAAAATCTTGGTTGACCAAGGCTTTGTTCCAGGAGATGTTAAAGAAATTATCGTTGGTCCAGCCAATGATCGCCCAGGAGCTATTAAACTCGGCAATAACCAGTCTATTACACCTGAAGAAGCTGCGGCTATTGAAGAAATTGAAAAAGCTGGTTATCGTGTTAAATTCCAACTTTTACCAGATGTATCGATTGGCTACTGGTCAGATTTTAGAAGTAAATTCGGTTATTAA